A genomic segment from Acyrthosiphon pisum isolate AL4f chromosome A3, pea_aphid_22Mar2018_4r6ur, whole genome shotgun sequence encodes:
- the LOC100167303 gene encoding ras-specific guanine nucleotide-releasing factor 2-like, translating to MLSPKMQRCVRVVDNQLLMLSDRARTDSTLTGNLHKKASDSGRWKNRFFVLYQNILFYYDYESCNKPSGVILLEGSYCSKLDFSSGTSKVTGKIHPENEHCFVISYNHPQMRQYEFRASSDTACKTWVNALKQASFNKLLLQKEELEQRHLHLLQVVESEMTAKWQYAQQVDESASEIKKLRAEVLTLKKELRPLTSYSGSTTGSFDGGTTGTYSRRQSKDSFIFSDPTTFNVQDSIEMRKIKKVQSFFRGWLCRRRWKQIVEQYIKSPHAESMRKRNSLVFRMVEAEEEYVSQLEVLVTCFLRPLRMAASSKKPPCSHEDISSIFLNSETVLFLHQIFYKGLTTRMENWPTLILSDLFDILLPMLTIYQEYVRNHHYSLQVLTECKQNPAFVNLLERLENKPACHARSLENFLIVPMHQIPRYIITLHEILAHTPHDHVERKSLQTACQKLEDLSRQIHDEVSETENLRKNLSIERMIIEGCDILLDVNQIFVRQGTLVQMPIARKKSRIPHFKTEKEAVRQCFLFTNHMIITTRTTSGKLHLAPEVGKISLADCRLIEDPNDKEDDNNNPGDLEIPDGNNEADDSAGTSHSSDVENSDCEGLKCSSSPSPSPSPKPQNYDFQLCVDCKSSTPIAVHLYAPSLQEKTAWVSDISQCIENLRFDAMLRNSMSDTSSVTMPNSMRDPKLFKDDKDIKFSKYYNSCRIPRIHHATKEKLISRLVDLRFLSIDFLNTFLLTYRVFTDGVTILEALKKVFYNNEVDAYENIGQPMNNTSLDRSELHNNHHLTTGDRDRRPSVISSNRKNSAASSVSGYGSEISDRDRSSSVDYQHSPRGRKYSFRKLEEEERKNKVKVSEEYSSTTSLYQQPSPGRKVSILIEDTGDNCHLAPPTMVKATSSSSNETLTGDNQSTVVATSPCSNNSSSTLVAATSNCEKSLNDNKISSLPKASPPERKIQSPSKGFPIHHGHAIKFGSIISDAAKELVEKFHSEKHFSTPQPRRRSWFNHDCTPTIRKKSFGVCEDDMGGTDENGWLSNLHSASSSRSASLANSSIAQYFSRRKSFACAGDADGCYSGSISQRASMQHDSPPLSSRVGVVITSSRQSKRRTGRPEFWSSTSTAAAAFAIATSASSNPRELSPLHDQRCCSVERKRKESVMSTAATMRVLNVLKHWISKHPQDFENETRLKNMTIDFLEDILFSPNLLPAEHKIAGQLLRLLTMDETKKPTVDLNLLLTPSQIPSSENIDTLSALEIAEQMTYIDHQIFIRIQSQEFFGRAWMKDDKNIKAPHIILMTKRFNELSQLVASEIMRKNNVASRVIAIEKWAAVADISRCLHNFNGVLQICSAFTNSSVFRLKKTWEKVSKATKLSVQKLQIIVSSDGRFRNLREALHRCDPPCIPYLGMYLSDLSFLEEGTPSLADDGLLNFSKLRMIAHVVQEIRRFQQTPYKIDFHPRVANYLLDTSLLLNEDELYTRSLEIEPRPSRLSITTLSNSPLHGGGSSQ from the exons aaCATACTGTTCTATTACGACTACGAGAGCTGCAATAAGCCGTCCGGAGTAATACTGTTAGAAGGCAGTTACTGCTCGAAACTAGATTTTTCCAGCGGTACGTCGAAAGTCACTGGGAAAATTCATCCGGAAAATGAG CACTGTTTCGTCATTTCGTACAACCATCCTCAAATGCGGCAGTACGAGTTCCGCGCGTCGTCAGATACGGCTTGCAAGACTTGGGTGAACGCTTTGAAGCAAGCCAG TTTCAATAAGTTGCTGCTACAAAAAGAAGAGCTCGAACAACGGCACTTGCATTTGCTACAGGTCGTCGAGAGCGAAATGACTGCAAAATGGCAGTACGCCCAACAGGTCGATGAATCGGCCTCAGAAATCAAAAAACTACGCGCAgaa GTGTTAACATTAAAGAAGGAGCTGCGACCGTTGACATCGTACAGCGGGTCCACCACCGGATCGTTCGACGGTGGGACGACGGGCACGTACTCGCGAAGACAATCCAAAGACAGCTTCATATTCTCTGACCCGACCACATTCAACGTCCAGGACTCGATCGAGATGCGCAAGATCAAGAAAGTTCAGAGTTTCTTTAGGGGATGGCTGTGCAGGAGACGGTGGAAACAAATCGTCGAACAGTACATCAAAAGTCCTCACGCCGAGAGCATGCGCAAGAGAAACAG TCTGGTTTTTCGCATGGTCGAAGCCGAGGAAGAGTACGTGAGCCAGCTGGAGGTGTTGGTCACTTGTTTCCTGCGCCCCTTGCGGATGGCGGCCAGCTCAAAGAAGCCACCGTGCTCTCACGAAGACATAAGTTCAATATTCTTGAACAGCGAGACAGTGCTGTTCCTGCACCAGATATTCTACAAGGGGCTAACGACCAGAATGGAAAACTGGCCTACTCTAATCCTGA GCGATCTCTTCGACATACTACTGCCCATGCTGACAATCTACCAGGAATATGTAAGAAATCATCATTACAGTTTACAAGTGTTGACCGAATGCAAACAAAACCCTGCATTTGTTAACCTTTTGGAACGATTGGAAAACAAACCAGCATGCCATGCACGGTCATTGGAAAACTTCTTAATAGTACCAATGCATCAG atTCCTAGATACATAATAACTCTTCATGAGATATTAGCACATACGCCCCACGACCATGTGGAAAGAAAAAGTTTGCAAACAGCCTGTCAGAAACTGGAAGACCTGAGCAGACAAATTCATGATGAAGTTAGCGAAACTGAAAATTTACGAAAAAACCTTTCCATCGAACGAATGATTATCGAAGGCTGTGATATTCTACTAGACGTCAATCAAATATTTGTCAGACAGGGTACTTTGGTACAAATGCCAATTGCTAGAAAAAAGAGCAGGATACCCCATTTCAAAACTGAAAAAGAAGCAGTAAGACAGTGCTTTCTATTTACGAACCATATGATAATCACAACTAG gaCCACTAGTGGAAAATTACATTTGGCTCCTGAAGTTGGAAAAATATCTTTGGCAGACTGTCGTTTAATAGAAGACCCTAATGATAAAGAGGACGACAATAACAATCCAGGAGACCTTGAAATTCCAGATGGAAACAACGAAG CTGATGATTCGGCGGGTACAAGTCATTCGAGTGATGTTGAGAATAGCGATTGTGAAGGCTTAAAATGTTCATCTAGTCCAAGTCCAAGTCCTAGTCCAAAACcacaaaattatgattttcaacTTTGTGTTGATTGCAAATCGTCTACACCTATTGCAGTTCATTTGTATGCACCATCTTTACAAGAAAAAACTGCGTGGGTCAGTGATATTAGTCAA TGTATTGAAAACTTAAGATTTGACGCAATGCTTCGAAATTCAATGTCAGATACGTCATCTGTGACAATGCCGAATTCAATGCGTGATCCAAAGCTTTTTAAAGATGACAAAGATATCAAAtttagcaaatattataattcctgTAGG atTCCGCGTATTCACCatgctacaaaagaaaaacTGATATCTAGACTTGTGGATTTAAGGTTTTTATCaattgattttctcaatacATTTCTTCTCACATATAGAGTTTTTACTGATGGAGTTACCATTTTGGAAGCGttaaaaaaggtgttttataaCAATGAAGTAGATGCATATGAAAATATCGGACAACCTATGAATAACAC GTCATTAGATCGAAGTGAATTGCATAACAATCATCATCTCACCACAGGGGATAGAGACAGAAGACCCAGCGTTATTTCGTCAAACCGAAAGAATAGTGCCGCCAGTTCTGTATCCG GCTACGGATCAGAGATCAGTGACCGGGATAGAAGTTCCAGTGTGGATTATCAGCATAGTCCGAGAGGAAGAAAATATAGTTTTCGAAAAc TTGAAGAAGaggaaagaaaaaataaagtaaaagtgTCTGAAGAATACAGTTCAACTACTAGTTTATACCAGCAACCTTCACCGGGACGAAAAGTGAGCATACTAATCGAAGACACTGGTGACAATTGTCATTTAGCCCCTCCTACTATGGTTAAAGCAACTTCATCATCTAGTAATGAGACTCTGACTGGAG ATAACCAATCAACAGTAGTTGCAACATCTCCATGTAGCAATAATAGTAGTTCGACCTTAGTAGCTGCGACTTCTAATTGTGAGAAAAGTCTTAATGACAATAAAATCAGTAGTTTGCCAAAAGCATCTCCACCAGAACGTAAAATACAATCGCCTTCAAAAGGTTTTCCCATTCACCACGGACATGCGATCAAATTTGGGTCCATAATATCAGATGCAGCTAAAGAACTCGtagaaaa gTTCCATTCAGAAAAGCATTTTTCTACCCCACAACCGCGTAGGAGAAGTTGGTTCAATCACGATTGTACTCCAACTATAAGGAAAAAGAGTTTTGGAGTTTGCGAGGACGATATGGGTGGCACTGATGAAAACGGATGGCTCAGTAACCTGCATAGTGCATCATCATCAAGATCAGCTTCACTTGCAAACTCTAGCATCGCACAG TATTTCTCTAGAAGAAAATCATTTGCATGCGCTGGTGATGCTGATGGCTGTTACAGCGGAAGCATATCACAGAGAGCTAGCATGCAACACGATAGCCCTCCACTATCTAGTCGTGTCGGTGTTGTAATAACGTCATCGAGACAATCAAAAAGAAG AACTGGAAGGCCGGAGTTTTG GAGCAGCACGTCTACTGCTGCTGCAGCGTTTGCTATCGCAACGTCAGCTTCGAGTAACCCTCGGGAACTCTCTCCATTACATGATCAAAGATGTTGTTCAGTAGAACGAAAAAGAAAAGAGTCTGTAATGTCCACTGCAGCTACGATGCGGGTGTTAAATGTCTTAAAACATTGGATATCAAAACACCCACAA GATTTTGAAAATGAAACACGTCTTAAGAACATGACTATAGACTTTTTAGAAGACATACTCTTCAGTCCCAATCTTTTACCAGCCGAGCACAAAATAGCTGGTCAATTACTTAGATTACTTACAATGGACGAAACAAAAAAACCTACTGTCGACCTAAACTTGCTGTTGACTCCATCTCAA ATTCCCAGTTCTGAAAATATCGACACATTGTCTGCATTAGAAATTGCTGAACAAATGACTTATATCgatcatcaaatatttataagaatccAAAGCCA GGAATTTTTCGGCCGTGCGTGGATGAAAGACGACAAGAACATAAAAGCGCCTCACATTATTCTAATGACTAAGAGATTTAACGAGTTGTCGCAGCTGGTCGCTTCAGAAATAATGCGTAAGAACAATGTGGCTTCAAGAGTGATAGCAATAGAAAAGTGGGCCGCGGTGGCCGACATATCTAGGTGCTTGCATAATTTTAACGGAGTCCTACAAATATGTTCGGCTTTTACCAATAGTTCGGTGTTCAGATTGAAGAAAACGTGGGAGAAAGTTTCAAAAGCT acaAAACTGTCAGTTCAAAAACTTCAGATAATCGTCTCGTCTGACGGAAGATTCAGAAACCTTCGCGAAGCTCTGCACAGATGCGATCCACCGTGTATTCCGTACTTGGGGATGTACCTGAGTGATTTATCGTTTTTAGAAGAAGGGACTCCCAGTTTGGCAGATGACGGTCTacttaacttttcaaaattgcGTATG ATCGCGCACGTGGTACAGGAAATCCGCCGGTTTCAGCAAACGCCGTACAAGATCGACTTCCATCCGAGAGTGGCCAACTACCTGTTGGACACGTCACTGCTCTTGAACGAGGACGAGCTGTACACCAGGTCCTTGGAGATCGAACCTCGGCCGTCCAGGCTCAGCATCACGACGCTGTCGAACTCGCCTCTCCACGGCGGCGGTAGCAGCCAATGA
- the LOC100165275 gene encoding facilitated trehalose transporter Tret1: MSKKGVYRQTYVTVVATMSIFISGMWLGWPSSVVEKFVNHKTDFNVTMDELSWIVATMDLGNMISPLMAGHLMDWMGRKLSIVVLGPLFIVSWALTLFVPTPWALYTARLLAGMGKGMSYTVVPVYLGEIASPAIRGGLGSVFCLQLHCGLLMESIIGPLVSYRTLNVVSAVVPVLFFAAVVWVPESPYYLLKRNRRPQAAVCLQWFRGGGDVVHELDQMEVNVRKEMENRSTFQELFASRKDMRALSIVVAACAAQRGGGISCILAYSSLILPDNGPLLNKHQSIMLFGVTMVVVNFVAVALVDRVGRKPLLLLSEAGMAVLTLTFAVFFYCSRGDGSDWASRELAWLPYLCHWSFAVMFATGVGFVPVVFLGEMFPVNIRSHCSAIASITLAFCSFVTNKMFLFVSDRYGVHAMFLLFTVVNLVGTFYTYKYAIETKGKTLQEIQEQLQDTVGPRRGKTNQNDN; encoded by the exons ATGTCCAAGAAGGGTGTGTACAGGCAAACATATGTCACTGTAGTCG CGACCATGTCGATATTCATTAGCGGCATGTGGCTAGGGTGGCCAAGCTCGGTGGTGGAGAAGTTCGTCAATCACAAGACGGACTTCAACGTGACCATGGACGAGCTGTCATGGATCGTGGCCACGATGGATCTGGGTAACATGATCAGTCCGCTAATGGCCGGCCACCTGATGGACTGGATGGGCCGGAAGCTCAGTATCGTGGTGCTAGGGCCGCTGTTCATCGTATCGTGGGCGCTGACGCTGTTCGTTCCCACCCCCTGGGCGCTGTACACGGCCCGTCTGCTGGCCGGCATGGGCAAGGGCATGTCGTACACGGTGGTGCCCGTGTACCTGGGCGAGATAGCGTCGCCCGCCATACGCGGAGGATTGGGAAGCGTGTTCTGCCTTCAGTTGCACTGTGGCTTGCTGATGGAGTCAATTATCGGTCCGTTGGTGTCGTACCGGACGCTGAACGTCGTGTCCGCCGTCGTGCCAGTTCTGTTCTTCGCCGCCGTTGTCTGGGTGCCCGAGTCACCGTACTATCTGCTGAAGCGCAACCGTCGGCCACAAGCAGCCGTGTGCCTGCAGTGGTTCCGGGGCGGCGGTGACGTGGTCCACGAACTGGACCAGATGGAGGTGAACGTGCGTAAGGAGATGGAGAACCGTTCAACGTTCCAGGAGCTGTTCGCCAGCCGGAAGGACATGCGGGCGCTGTCCATCGTGGTGGCCGCGTGCGCCGCGCAGCGCGGGGGTGGCATCAGCTGCATATTGGCCTACTCGTCGCTCATACTGCCGGATAATGGGCCGCTGTTGAACAAGCACCAGTCGATCATGCTGTTCGGCGTCACTATGGTCGTAGTAAACTTTGTGGCCGTCGCGCTGGTGGACAGGGTGGGCCGGAAACCGCTGTTGCTCTTATCCGAGGCGGGCATGGCTGTGCTGACGCTGACGTTCGCCGTGTTCTTTTACTGTTCTCGGGGCGACGGCAGTGACTGGGCCAGCCGCGAGCTCGCGTGGCTTCCGTACCTCTGCCACTGGTCGTTCGCCGTCATGTTCGCGACCGGCGTGGGGTTCGTGCCGGTCGTGTTCCTCGGCGAGATGTTCCCGGTCAACATCCGGTCGCACTGCTCGGCCATCGCTTCCATCACGCTGGCATTCTGCTCGTTCGTCACCAACAAGATGTTCCTGTTCGTGTCCGATCGCTACGGGGTCCATGCCATGTTCTTGCTGTTCACCGTCGTCAATTTGGTCGGCACGTTCTACACGTACAAGTACGCAATCGAGACGAAAGGCAAGACGTTACAGGAGATCCAAGAGCAGCTGCAGGACACCGTTGGACCTCGTCGAGGGAAAACCAACCAAAATGACAATTAA